CTGGGAGAAATCCATGCCCATCTGAGCCACACCGATGATAAAGCCGCCGATAATATTGATAATTGTAATAAGAATACCGGCGATGGCATCCCCGCGCACAAATTTCGACGCACCGTCCATGGCTCCGTAAAAATCCGATTCCCTTGACACCTGTAATCTTCTGTGACGGGCCTGCTCTTCGGTTATGAGTCCCGCATTCAGATCGGCATCGATAGCCATCTGCTTACCGGGCATCGCATCAAGAGTAAACCTGGCAGCAACCTCTGCAATTCGCCCCGCTCCTTTAGTGATAACCACAAACTGAATTATGACCAGAATGAGGAATATGATAAATCCTACCACCATGTTTCCACTGGCCACAAAAGAGCCAAATACATTCACCACCTGCCCGGCATCAGCCTGACTGAGTATCAAACGCGTGGTGGCAACATTAAGGGAAAGCCGGAAAAGGGTTACCGTCAGCAGCAGTGAGGGAAACACCGAAAACTCCAGCGCTTCCTTGTTATACATAGATACAAGCAGTATGATCAGAGCTATACAGAGATTTAAGGAAAGCAGAAGGTCCATCAACACTGTGGGGATAGGGATCACCATAACAATCAGAATCCCCACCACACCCAGCACAATCATAAGATCGCGCTGCTTACCGATTGCGTTCATGGCAGTATTGACAGAAGACGAAATGCCGGAACTGTTCATCAGATCTCCATTAAAGCTCTAATTCAGGATTTCCTGAGGATAAACTATAGCTAAAATACACCATCTCACGCCCCAATAACAGTATTGGAAGAAAATATATTGACTCCAAACCATTGATTTTGACCTCTATATGAAAAAATGCGCCTACATTCAGGCTGCGGTCTTGTTTTTAAGCTTAAACACATATGCCATAATCTCTGCAACAGCTGTAAAGAATTCTACCGGAATGGGAAAACCCACATCGATTTTGTCATACATTGATCTGGCAAGCGGTTTATCCTCCACAATCGGAATGTCGTGTTTTACTGCAAGCTTCTTTATCCTCTCAGCAGAAACTCTCTTCCCCTTGGCAACAACCACAGGCGCTTCGTTCTCCTGGGGTTCATATCTCAGTGCAATGGCAATATAGGTAGGGTTGGTAACCACAACCGTTGCTTTGGGCACCTCTTCCATCATGCGCCGCCTTGCCATTTCCCGCTGTATGGATCGAATCCGCGCCTTGATTTGAGGATCACCCTCCATCTGTTTTCGCTCTTCTTTGACCTCCTGCTTGGTCATCTTGAGTTTTTTCTCATGTTCAAAGCGCTGATACCCGTAATCAAGTACCGCAATGATAATCAGTACAAGAGAGATTCTGAGAATGATAGTAAAAGCGGCATCCAAAATAAAATACCAGATAGTTATCACTGAGGCGCCTGTGAGCTGGAGCATCTCCTCATATTTTCCGGAGATAGTAAGGTAGGCCACAAGTATAATAATGGCCAGTTTCATTATATTTTTTACAAGCTCCACAAGTGAGCGCATGGAGAAAAGTCGTTTTGCCCCGCTTATGGGGTCGATTTTCTCGAATTTGGGCTCCAGGGGCTTAAGAGTGAAGAGAAACCCGATCTGGATAATATTTGCAACCACCCCAACTACAAGTATACTGCCCGCCACAGGCATCACATACTTCAAGGCAAGCACAATCATATTCCTGAGCAATTCAATGGAGTGCTCAAAACTCATCTCTGTAGTACTTGTCAGATTCAGATATTCCTTTAAGCTCCCGCTCAGATCATTTATCAACCATGGTCCCACAAGTCTCATCACAAATAGGGCTGTAATAAGCACAAGCACAGAATTCACCTCTGTACTTTTTGCAACCGTTCCCTTTTCCCTTGAGTCTTGGCGCCGTTTCTCCGATGGCGCTTCTGACTTTTCTTCTGATGGTTCTTCTGCCATTTACCCTGTCCTGCTCATATCAGAATCTTGCCATTTTTATAGAGTAGCCTCGCTACACTTCAGATTTTATCATCTTGTTAAGCCATTAGGTACAACAATTTCCAGATATCTTCAATCAATCCCTCCACCATGGTCCTGAACATACTGGTAAGCATTGGAAGAGCGATAAAAAGGGTACTTAACCCCAGCAACACTTTCATGGGCAGCCCCACAAAGAAAATATTGATCTGGGGAACAGTTCTTGCTACGATTCCCATGCTTATTTCCGTCAAAATAAGTGTTACAAACAGAGGCGCCGAGAGCCGCAGTCCTATTATGAATATATCACTGACCATCTTTACAATATGAGCCGAAAGCCCCCCGGAGGGAAACTGCGCACCCATAAGGGGGATGAGCTCAAAGCTTTTCTCGATGGCCAAGATAAGGAAATAGTGTCCGTTAAAGAGGAGAAAAAGTATCGTAAACAGAATAACCTGAAACTGTCCAAGTGCAGTAACCTGTTCATCGGAGAAGGGGTCCGCAAGCTCTACAAATGCAAAGCCCATTTCAGTGTCAACCAGGCGGCCCGCAAACTGAACAGCAGCGAAAAGAAATGAGGCTACAAACCCAACAGCCAAGCCCACCATCGCCTCCTTCACCACAAGCAAAATAAACACCCCAAAGGAAAACTCTGTGGGCGCGGGCGGCAGTCCTGCAACCAGAGTGGTTGAGAACAGAACAACAGAAAAGACAAGTGAGAGCGCAATTTTCACCTGAAGAGGTATATACGGTGCTCCAAAGATTGGCAACAGTGCAATCATTGTAACTATTCTTACAAACATGAGCAGTATATACTGCACATGTTCGATTGAGACCATCAGATCTCCCATTCTACCTTCCTACCCTGCCGATGAGGTCAAAGAGCCCGTAGGTGTATTCAATCAACTGCAAAACCATCCAGGGCATCAGTAAGATCAGCACTGTGACAATTCCCAATATTTTTGGTATGAAAGTCAGTGTCATTTCATGGATCTGAGTAACAGCCTGAAACACACCTACCATAAGACCGATGATCAGTCCTACTACAAGCAGCGGCCCGGAGATAAGAAGCGTAACGTACAGCGCTTGCCGTCCTATGTCAACAACTGATGAAGGATCCATTCCGTCACTCCTCTACTCTAGTTAAAAGACACTACCAGCTGACGCACAATCAGATGCCAGCCATCAACCAAAACAAACAAAATTATTTTAAAAGGCATTGAAATCATCACCGGCGGCAGCATCATCATACCCATCGATAAGAGCACGCTGGCAACAATCATATCTATCACAAGAAAAGGGATGAAGAGTATAAAGCCGATTATGAATCCTGTTTTGAGTTCACTTGTAATAAAGGCGGGGATTATAACACTCATGGGCAGATCATCCACATTCCTGGGCGCCGGGGCCCCTGAGATCCTTACAAACAAAGCCACATCCTTCTCACTTACCTGCCTTAACATGAAATTTCTCACAGGTCTGCTTGCTCTGTCAAGGGCATCCCCCCACTCCAGTTCCTCGGCCAGATATGGCTGTATAGCCTGATCATTTACCTCCGTTATGACCGGCATCATAATAAAAAAGGTAAGAAAAAGAGAAAGACCGACCATGATCTGATCCGGAGGCATGGTTTGAGTACCGAGTGCACGGCGCAGAAACGAAAACACAATTACAATTCTTACAAAAGAAGTCACCATTACAAGAATAGATGGTGCAAGAGCAAGAATAGTGATAAGAAAAACAATCTGTAGCGCTACCGCAACATCCCCGGGGTTATTGGTATCTGCAACCGAAAGACTTACCCGCGGGATCGCCTGTGCCTGCAGGGCTGAAACTGCGGGACCCAGCACGATGAAAAAAGAGATAAGCGCGAGTCTGAACCTGAGAAGATTTTTCCTGAAGCGGGAATTTTTTTTTCTAAAGTTCATGGTGTTCTCTGTCGATAGAGATAAAGGAGTAGTAGAGAGTGGCTGGGATATCATGAGGATTTGGTTATCTTTCCTATAAAGCTGTTAAAAGCATCCTTAAACTGCACAATTGAAGTACCTTCTTTGCTGGAAGCAATGAGATCTATAGCTCTTTGACCTTCTATCTTCTCAAGCAACACAATGGAATCAGGTGTCTGACCAAGTAAATATACACAATCCATAACTCTTACAAGCATGGCGTTTCTGTTCTGTCCAAATGAGAGCACCTCCAGAACATCCATATTTCCGCCGCCACCCACTTTTGAAGCACCAGACAATCCGGTTTTTTTTAAAAACCATGCGACAAGAAATATCAGGGCAATGATTATAGCCAGGTAACCGATAATTCTCAAAATCACCAAAGCGTAATTATCATTTTGTCTGCTCTGCGCCACCCCTGCCTGTTCATCACCGTAATCGATTTCGCCCATTCCGGACACAGCCTCATTGACTTTGTCTATCTGGAATTTCCCGATATCATCTTCCCGGGCCTGAGCAGCAGCAGTAAAAACAAGAACCGCTCCCCAGAGAAATGTCAGTATCAATGCTTTACTGAACCATCTGTTTTTTTTCATCGTTTTCAAACACGACCTCTCTTTTAAAACTGCAGTTTCCTACCGCAAGCTCTTTATTCTGTCTTCAGCAGAAACAAGTGACACTATGCGGATTCCGAAATTTTCATCCACCACAACAACTTCCCCTTTTGCCACCACCTTGTCATTTACAAGGAGGTCAACAGGCTCACCGGCCATTCTTTCAAGCTCTACAATAGAACCCGGGGACAATTCAAGTATTCTTTTAATCGACAAGCTCGACCTACCCAGCTCAATACTTACGTCAAGGTCGATATCCATAAGCAGATCGATATTCTCCTTTGGACTCTCAAGGGAATCTCCCCCCCCCATGGAAGCACTACCGAACTGATCCCCTCCGGTCCCAAAGTCAGAAGCCACCTGTGAGAGATCATCCATTTCCGCATCACTGATTCCAATGCTTTCGCTGGAAACCGAGGAGTATTTTTCTGTTACCTGAGTGGCTATCTCCTCGGGGATAAGTAAGGCCACATAGGAATCAAGCATCCCCTCAACAGTCAGCTTTGCAATTGCCATATCGAGGGCATCAGGCGGGAAGGGAGGGTCTTTAAGATCAAACTCACTGACCTCAATATTACCAGAGGAGATCTCCTGTCCCAGCTCCTGCCCGTAGGCGGTTGAGAATGCGCCCATAACCTGATTGAACAACTCACCTATAGCATCCTTGTGATCATCATTATAATCTGCACTTCCATCCCCCATCAACATAAGATCAGAGAGCATTGCCACATCTTTTTTCTGTATGATAAGGTACATCTCACCCGTTAACCCCGACTTGAAAGCCAGAGACAAAGAGAGCACCACGGCTTCAATTTTCTCCTGTATGACGGAGAAATCCGCCTTCTCACACACCTCCGCAGTGAGCTTCAACTCCTTATTCAGAACTGTAGAGACCACACTTTCCGCCTGGGTACAAAACAGATCGAACATTGCGCTCAGTGCAGGATAACGATTGGAGCCTGAATCCTGAGCAGAAGATTGCTGAGAATCTTCCCCGCCTTCATCCAGAGCACCGGACAACAAACTGTCAATTTGATCCTGAGATAAATAATCACTCATCGCAGCCCGGCACCTCCTCCTGAAGAATTTTTGTTATCTTTGCAGCCTTTTTTCTTCCTATCACCCCTGCTTTAGCAGCCATTTTTGTCTTTCCTTCAATCTGAACCAACAAATCACTATCCTTGGATTTATTTAAGCACAGAACATCCCCGCGCTGAAGCTGCAACAAATCCCTTATTTTAAGAGTTGTTTTGCCTATGACGGTAGAGAGAGTCAGTTCGATATCGTTTATTTCCTGCTCCATCATCACTCTGGTCTCATCGGTGGATGAACTTTGAGATGACATCCAGTTCTCACCTGAGAGGTTATTGAGCACATTTTCAAGCAACATATAAGGAAAACATATGCTCATAAGACCTGAGGCGTTCTGCATCCTCACCTCAAGGGAGATAAGAATGACTATTTCACCCGGGGGGGCAATCTGAACAAACTGCGGATTGGTTTCATAGGTGTCAATTTTTGGGTGAAATGAACCGATATGTTCCCAGATATCTTTCAGATCACTTAAACCCCTCTCAACTATCCGGTGGATCACATTCTGTTCGATCAGAGTCATCTCCCTGTTCTGCTCGGAAGGTTTACCCTGACCACCAAAGAGCCTGTCGATGATGAAAAAGACCAAAGAGGGATTGATCTCCATTATCGCACTTCCCTCCAGGGGCTCCATTTGAAACACGTATATGCAGCTTGGATTCGATATTGACATAACAAATTCAGAATACGTAAGCTGATCAACACTCACAAGCTCAATTTCCACAAATGTTCTTAGAAAATTGGTCAGTGATGTTGAAAATTGTCTTGCATAACCTTCATGAAGATTCTGCAGCGTTCTCATCTGATCCTTTGAAACCCTGTCGGGTCTTCTAAAGTCATACAGCGAGAGTGCTTTGTCAGAATCACCGGATTCATAATCTGAATCCAGATCCATTGAAGAAGCGAATTCATCGTTGTCACTGCCCGATGACACAGCGTTCAATAACGCATCGACTTCTTCCTGGGAAAGAATATCACTCACAGTTTACCCCTGGATTACTGTATTATATATTCAACAAATAACACATCCCTCACCTCACCCACTCTGGGGGGCAGGGAATTGTTTATCAGCCTGAGGAGATCTTTTCTGATTTTGTCTCTTGCATCAGGTTCTGTAACCTCAAAAAGTGTCAGTTTTGAAAGATGCCCTAAAAACAAATCACGTAAGCGAGGTGCCCGTCTCTGAAGTTCTGCTCCAAGCTGAGGATATCTGTCACTATCGTACTCAAAAATAATTGATGCTTTCAGGAAGCGCTCACCATCGGTGCCGGCAATGTTCACTACCCCCTCAATAGGCGCCTCTGTGATTGCACCTATCTCAGTAGCCTGCTCCATTGCCACCCGAAGGGAATCCTCCAGAGCCCTTGCAGCTTTCACATCCGGATCTTCCGGCCTGGTTACCTGAAAAAGGAAAAATGCCATTACAGAGTTGAGGATAAGTACCCCAGCCAAAATAGCGAAAAACAGAGGCTTGTTTCCTTTTGCAGGGGCTTTGGCACTTTTTTCCGCACCTGCATTTTCCTGTGCATCATTTTTTTTGTTCATATTTACGCTCCAAAATGAATCTATCTCTATGAAAAATATTAACTTCTATCTCGTTTCTCTATATAATCGACATAAATTTCTATTCTTCGGTTAATCCGTCTGTTTTCTGCCGATGTATTTGGCACCAAAGGCCTGTACTCCCCATAACCCACAGCACTTAAATTTGCAGGATTGATCCCTCCCTGCTGAGCCAAAAACTTCACCACATTCAGTGCCCTTGCAGCAGATAGCTCCCAGTTTGAGGGGAAACGTGGGGTGCTGATAGGTATATCATCGGTGTGACCCTCAACCCTGATCTGTGTTTCAGGCACTCTGCCTATGGTAGCAGCTATATCGTGAAGTGTCTTTATAAGCTCGGGTTTTATATCTGCCCTCCCTGATTCAAACCCCACAGGATCGGCAATTTTTATGGCAATCCCGCTCTCAGTAACTTCCACTTTTATAGCCTCATCCAGATTGTCTCTTTGCACCGAACGGCGTATTCTCCGTGCGGCATCTATCGCCATACGCTTATTCTGCTCATCCCCTCCGAGCCGGGGGACAAGGATATCTCTGGTGATCAAAATGGATGGAAAAGATTCCAGCACACCACTGAAAGCGTTCTGAAAAGAGGAAGCTGCCACATGGAATTTGGCCGGATCGATTGTGGACATCGCAAGCAGCATAACAAAAAAGCACAGCAGCAATGTACACATATCCCCCCATGTGGTCATGAAGGCAGGTGCGCCCTTAGGCGGATCTTCTTTTTTCTTCTCTCTTGGCATAAGGCTTAAGCAGTCCTCTCTTTTAATGCAGAAGCCCTAAGTCCCGGTTCAAGAAAGGCGGTAAGCTTCTGTTCCACAATTCTTGGGTTGTCACCTGACTGCAGAGACATAATCCCCTCAAGCATCAGCTCTTTAATCAAAATCTCTTTTCTTGAATACCCCTTGAGCTTCTCCACGATCGGCAGACACACCACGTTTGCAAGCAAAGATCCATACAGCGTAGTGATCAGAGCCACGGCCATATTGGGCCCGATAGATTCCACATCAGACATACTACCAAGCATCAGAACCAAACCGATAAGAGTCCCTATCATTCCAAAGGAGGGCCCCATGGTGGCCAGAAAATCAAATAGTTTAACCCCCTCTTCATGCCTCGATTCCGTGAAGGAGATTTCAGTACTGAGGATATCTTTTATCAGTTCCGGCTCTGTGCCGTCAACCGCAAGCTGAATCCCCTTTTTCATAAATTCATCTTTGATCTCAAGAGCCCTGGCTTCTAGTGCAAGTATCCCCTCTCTGCGCGCCTGCTCGGCAAAGCCCACCAACTGCTGTATAATCTCCACCGGTGCCGAATTGGTTACAAAAAACGCATTCTTCACTACACCAATGGAGTTGAGGATTTTACTTGCGGGAAATGCAGCAACAGTGGCAGATATAGCTCCCCCGATAGCAATAAACAGTGACGGCGGGTCGATAAATGCTCCCAGATTGGGGAGTTGAATACCGAATAGAATCAAAAATATCGCACATGCGAATCCAATAATCGTGGCCAGGTCCATACTGCCCGACTCCTTTTCCGGTCAAAGTTTCAATCCTGATTTTTCTCGTAACTATCTTTACTGCTACCATCAGATTTCACAATCTGTATGGTCTGATTACAGAGCTGTCGATATTTGATTGCTTTGCGCACCAACTCCTCGATGCTGTTTTGGACCATTAGTTTCCGTCCGGTTGTGAGAGTAATCATCGTATCCGGAGTGGCCTCAACCGTTTCTATCAGATCGGCATTGAGAATAAACTCCTGATTATTCAAACGTCTAAGCGCTATCACAGCTCTCTCCAGAATAAAATGTAACGTCTTATAAATTATAGTTTAATTATCATTATATCATCTTCGTAACTGAAGATGCAACAATCAATTATTACTCTTTAACCCTTAAATTAAAGTGACCGTGAGGAGGAACAGCACTAAGCTGCTCCCCCCTCCCCTTTAACTGCGTCAACGTACAAGCTGAACAAGTTCCTGAAGCAAAGAGTCACTGGTAGTGATCACTCTTGCATTTGCCTGATAACCACGCTGGGTTGTGATCATATCGGTAAACTCTGTAGCAAGCTCGACATTTGACATTTCAAGCGAACCCGGTTTGATTTTGGTTGAAGAACTGATTCCGGGCCTAAGCATTACCGCTTCACCAGAATTGTTGGACACAGCAAACATACTGTCACTGACCCTCATCAACCCTGCGGGATTGTTAAACTCAGCCACATGTATCAGGGCTATCGATTTATTCACACCATTGGAATATATTCCGCTGATTTCACCCTTTTCATCGATAGAGATCTCCTGAAGTCTTCCCATTGGGTATCCATCCTGTTCACGGGCCACAGTGGTTGATGGTGCACGGAACTGAGTTATACCTTCGAAAGAGCCGGGAGTCCCGACATTTAAGTTTAATGACACCACATTTGAACCGTTCATCGGATCAAAACGGAATGATGTGGCTGAATCATCATAAGTGAATGAAGAGGGAGATCCATCCTGACCAAAAGTCATTCTACCACTGTTTCCGCCTATAATCTCCTGCCCGCCTTCGGTTGAAATCTCCCAGAGCCACTCACCGGGCTGACCAGAATGGGTGAAAGTCATAGTGAGGGTGTGAGCATCTCCGGACTGATCGTACACAACGATAGATGTATCATGCACACCAGTATCGCGGGCGGCCTGAATCTGTGTAAAACCCATATTTGCATTAAAACGGGTTGGCGCCGGAGGCTCGTTGTTGGAATCAGTTGCAGAGATTGAGACACTGGTGATTGCAAAGGCCTGCTCAGGTTGGCCCCGGATCACTATTGCTCCAGCAGGAACACGGTCACCGTCAATATCCGGCTCATTTATTGATACCGAGCGGTTGTTGTCAGCAGTTCCGTCTGTTGGAGGCAGATTGAATGCTTCCTGAATATGGGTAAGCAGATCCCCAATAGTTGTAACAGTATCAGGGTCAGCAGCATCGAGTGAGAACACTCTTCCGGATGTAGTGATAGCACTTCCCCCGACTGCTCCGTTAATATTTATACTATCCCCTACTTCAAGCCCGAGGGTTTGACCTGCAGCATCGTACACCTCATTGAGTGCATGGTTTTCCGTTGCAGGTGTGCGGATCCCGGCACTTGTTGCAACCTGCCCGGAAGGTATGGTTGGCGGAAAGCCAAAAGTGTTTGAGACATATGAGTTTGAACCAGGTCTTGAACTGCTGATCTGAAGATTGTTCACAGGTACACCGCCTGTCAGGGAGGTATCGATCTGAAGGTTTCCATCGGCTGTATCCACAGTTATAAACTCATTTACATTTTCAACCAGATAGGTCTGCAGAACATTAGCCAAATCCGCCAGTGTTGAATCCCTTTGAACCGTAAAACGCACAGGAGTTTCCCCCCCGGCTGCGATTGTCAGAACATCACCGGCTCTGATACCAAGACTGTTTCCGTTTTCATCAAAAAGGGAGGTCAATGTGTTTACACCTTCAGCTCTTGCGATAAACCGATTTGTGTGTGTAACTGTACCAAGACCATGGGAGTCGGAGTCGAGGTTTGACGAAAACTTAACTTCAGAGGTTTCTCTTGCAGGAGCTTTATCACCGTAAGGGATACGAATATCACCGATTCTGCTACCTGGAGGATAGGTTCCGTCGGCAGATGCCATCATACCCTGAAGCGTGAAACCGTTTGTAGGAGAAACAAGACGCCCATTGGCATCGAGCTGAAGCGCACCATTTCTGCTGTAAAATGTGCCCTCACCGCTTGAATAGGCAAAATATCCCCTTCCCTCCAAAGCCAGATCGGTGATCTGACCGGTTGTCTGAAGATTACCCTGAGTCAACATGCTGTCAATAGATCCGATTGACATTCCAAGCCCTACCTGAAGCGGGTTGGTTCCCCCTGCATTTCCCGCAGGACGAGTGGCACCCTGAAGAAGCTGCGACATTGATTCTTTAAAAGTGATACGGCCGGCCTTAAATCCGACTGTGTTAACGTTTGCTATATTGTTACCGGTTACATCCAGAGCTACCTGATGATTTCTCAAGCCACTGATACTGGAATAAAGCGATCTAACCATAACTGCCTCCTAATGGCTACAGCTTCGGCAGTTGCGAACCTAAATCACATCTGTCAGTCTGTGATTTCAATGCATCCACTCCCGATCTGGGAGCGGTCCTGCGTTTTTCGTTCAGCCCGCAATTACTGTGCTGTCTATGTTTGTAAATACATTGTCCCTAATACTCTCTCCATCCATAGCAGTTATAACAGTTTTATTGGGAATGTTGACAATGAAGGCCAAATCCCTGATTAATATCAAAGAATCCCGCGCCCCCTTGCCGGCAGCTCCCGAAACCGCATTTTCAAGTTTACTCATTATTTCCGGACTCATACTGATATTCCTGCTTTTCAGACGGGATACCGCATGCCCCGAAAACTTAAGTTCCTCAACTTTACTTTTTAATACATCCCTGAAAGCCGGTCCGTTACCTGTTCCGGCTGCCTTGCCACTTTCATTGGGTTGCAGCCTCGTGGGCGCTCCCTTTTGAATGGCTCCACTTCTATGTGCCTGTATCCTGCTGTTCAGATCCATCTGATTAGACTCCACAGAGCTCATACCGAAACCTCCGAAATATCAAGTATGTCCCTGAATTTGATTGTTCTTCCCTGCACTTTCAGCTGTACATCACCACCCAGGTTCGCCAACCCGTCAACCCTACCTTCAGTAAAGGCAAATGCACCGGACTCATTCTCTAGACCTACAAATTCGATCCCGTACTCCCCGGCTTCAGCGTAACCACCCGAATTAGTCTCACCATTCCAGCTCAACACTCCCTTGCCACTGCTATCGGTAGTAACCTGCAGAGTCCTTACAACTTCATTACCGCTGTTACGAATCGCAACGGTGATGGTCTGGTTGGGCTGTGCCTGAACAGCCACATTGTGCTGTTCAAACTCTGCGCCTCGGTGAGTGATGGTGTCCTGACGAACCCGTACCGATTTGCCCATAAGCGAAACGGCTGTCGATGGGGTAAGCGAATGAAGCGTTTGCCCCTTCTCCATAGAGACATCAAGCACATCTCCGATAGAAAGTTCTCTCCCCCCAATTTTTACCAATGCCCCACTGGAGGAGAACCTTACACCGGCGACCTTGTCCTGAACAAAAGCATAGAGGGAAGGATCCTCCTCCTGTCCTTCGATATGAATTTTGTATCTTCCGGACTGTGCCATCTGCCCATTGTCGGTCATCCCATCCCACTTCAAAGAAACACTGTTCTCTGCATCCTTTCCACTTGCAGTGAGCGTTCTGACCACCTCGCCATCCTTGTCAACTATTCTGACCGTACCCTCAGAAGAATTACCCAGATGGACATTTAACTGAACAGTTTCCCCTGCCCTTGCCACCCACTCAAGCTCAGTCTGGCGCATCCTGACCTCTTTTCCGATAAGGGAGACCGCAGATGAGTTCGAAACTGACTGGGCAGTGTACATCTGAGCATCCAGTGTGCCTTTAAAGGAATTGTCAAGTTCCTTTACCGCCTTTTCGATATTATCACTGCTCTCCAAAGCACGGAACTGAGCAAGCTGGGCAACAAACTCAGTATTCTCCATAGGATT
Above is a genomic segment from Chitinispirillum alkaliphilum containing:
- a CDS encoding Flagellar protein FlbD; protein product: MIALRRLNNQEFILNADLIETVEATPDTMITLTTGRKLMVQNSIEELVRKAIKYRQLCNQTIQIVKSDGSSKDSYEKNQD
- a CDS encoding Flagellar hook protein FlgE — translated: MVRSLYSSISGLRNHQVALDVTGNNIANVNTVGFKAGRITFKESMSQLLQGATRPAGNAGGTNPLQVGLGMSIGSIDSMLTQGNLQTTGQITDLALEGRGYFAYSSGEGTFYSRNGALQLDANGRLVSPTNGFTLQGMMASADGTYPPGSRIGDIRIPYGDKAPARETSEVKFSSNLDSDSHGLGTVTHTNRFIARAEGVNTLTSLFDENGNSLGIRAGDVLTIAAGGETPVRFTVQRDSTLADLANVLQTYLVENVNEFITVDTADGNLQIDTSLTGGVPVNNLQISSSRPGSNSYVSNTFGFPPTIPSGQVATSAGIRTPATENHALNEVYDAAGQTLGLEVGDSININGAVGGSAITTSGRVFSLDAADPDTVTTIGDLLTHIQEAFNLPPTDGTADNNRSVSINEPDIDGDRVPAGAIVIRGQPEQAFAITSVSISATDSNNEPPAPTRFNANMGFTQIQAARDTGVHDTSIVVYDQSGDAHTLTMTFTHSGQPGEWLWEISTEGGQEIIGGNSGRMTFGQDGSPSSFTYDDSATSFRFDPMNGSNVVSLNLNVGTPGSFEGITQFRAPSTTVAREQDGYPMGRLQEISIDEKGEISGIYSNGVNKSIALIHVAEFNNPAGLMRVSDSMFAVSNNSGEAVMLRPGISSSTKIKPGSLEMSNVELATEFTDMITTQRGYQANARVITTSDSLLQELVQLVR
- a CDS encoding putative flagellar hook associated protein, coding for MDLNSRIQAHRSGAIQKGAPTRLQPNESGKAAGTGNGPAFRDVLKSKVEELKFSGHAVSRLKSRNISMSPEIMSKLENAVSGAAGKGARDSLILIRDLAFIVNIPNKTVITAMDGESIRDNVFTNIDSTVIAG
- a CDS encoding Flagellar basal-body rod modification protein FlgD, which produces MKVFTSDIDSIMRPSREIYSARAAIDGGAIDPDSTRMTGDRDTDLFKNANDEMGKDSFLLLLVTQLKYQDPLNPMENTEFVAQLAQFRALESSDNIEKAVKELDNSFKGTLDAQMYTAQSVSNSSAVSLIGKEVRMRQTELEWVARAGETVQLNVHLGNSSEGTVRIVDKDGEVVRTLTASGKDAENSVSLKWDGMTDNGQMAQSGRYKIHIEGQEEDPSLYAFVQDKVAGVRFSSSGALVKIGGRELSIGDVLDVSMEKGQTLHSLTPSTAVSLMGKSVRVRQDTITHRGAEFEQHNVAVQAQPNQTITVAIRNSGNEVVRTLQVTTDSSGKGVLSWNGETNSGGYAEAGEYGIEFVGLENESGAFAFTEGRVDGLANLGGDVQLKVQGRTIKFRDILDISEVSV